In one window of Brenneria goodwinii DNA:
- a CDS encoding ABC transporter substrate-binding protein has protein sequence MNKRIVLPLLFLISSFAIANVQADGQTPQRGGTLNFLVEPEPPVLTTLVNTAGPILKVNAKVIEGLLSYDFDLKPIPQLATRWEIGPDGKSYTFHLRQGVKWHDGKDFTSADVAFSILAVKKYNSRGQGTFASVSDVKTPDPYTAVVELSQPAPYLISAFSANEAPIVPRHLYEGTDIRSNPHNAAPIGTGPFIFKEWVRGSHIIYLRNPNYWERPKPYIDQLVVKFIPDAATRAIAFETGALDLGSESPVPLSEIERIKTNGKLGIETGGYGYGPTQTRIEFNLDNPYLKNLKVRQAIAHSINREVLKNVVWYGYAVNSPTPITPELAQFHDNTPSPYAFDIKRAEQLLDEAGFPRQANGIRFRLTHDYMPYGDGFKRVAEYIKSALAKVGIDVVIRSQDFATYIKRVYTDRDFDFTNHSISNLFDPAVGVQRLYWSQAFKPGVPFGNGSHYSNPEVDRLLEQAAVEIDSAKRAELYKAFQRIVMTDLPDLNLLQLKRLTLYNPRVHNHLTDIQGVNGSMADVWLEQ, from the coding sequence ATGAACAAACGAATTGTCCTCCCGCTGCTGTTTTTAATCAGTTCGTTCGCCATCGCCAACGTTCAGGCGGACGGGCAAACACCGCAGCGCGGCGGTACGCTGAATTTTTTGGTGGAGCCGGAGCCGCCGGTGTTGACCACGCTGGTCAACACCGCGGGGCCGATCCTGAAGGTCAACGCCAAGGTGATTGAGGGACTGCTGAGCTATGACTTCGATCTCAAGCCGATACCGCAGTTAGCCACCCGTTGGGAGATCGGCCCGGACGGCAAAAGCTATACCTTCCATTTACGCCAGGGGGTCAAGTGGCACGACGGTAAAGACTTCACCTCCGCCGATGTCGCCTTTTCCATTCTCGCGGTGAAAAAATACAATTCCCGCGGCCAGGGCACCTTCGCCAGCGTCAGCGACGTGAAAACGCCCGATCCCTATACCGCCGTCGTCGAACTGTCGCAGCCTGCGCCCTATCTCATCAGCGCTTTCTCCGCCAACGAAGCACCCATTGTCCCCCGTCACCTGTATGAAGGGACCGATATCCGCAGCAATCCGCACAACGCCGCGCCCATCGGCACCGGCCCGTTTATTTTTAAAGAGTGGGTGCGCGGCAGCCATATCATCTACCTGCGCAATCCGAACTATTGGGAGCGCCCGAAACCTTATATCGATCAGTTGGTGGTGAAATTTATTCCCGACGCGGCCACCCGCGCCATTGCTTTCGAAACCGGCGCGCTCGATCTGGGCAGCGAATCTCCGGTGCCGCTAAGCGAAATCGAACGCATCAAGACCAACGGCAAGTTGGGTATTGAAACCGGCGGCTACGGCTACGGTCCGACCCAGACCCGCATCGAGTTCAACCTGGATAATCCCTATCTGAAGAACCTGAAAGTGCGCCAGGCCATCGCGCATAGCATTAACCGCGAGGTGCTGAAAAACGTGGTGTGGTACGGCTATGCGGTCAACTCCCCGACGCCCATCACGCCTGAACTGGCCCAGTTTCACGACAATACGCCCTCGCCCTATGCTTTCGATATCAAACGGGCCGAGCAGTTGCTGGATGAAGCCGGTTTCCCTCGTCAGGCCAACGGTATCCGTTTTCGCCTGACTCACGACTACATGCCGTACGGCGATGGTTTCAAGCGCGTGGCGGAATATATTAAGTCCGCGCTGGCCAAGGTGGGGATCGACGTCGTCATCCGTTCGCAGGATTTCGCCACCTATATCAAGCGGGTGTATACCGACCGCGATTTCGATTTTACCAACCATTCCATCTCCAACCTGTTCGATCCGGCGGTAGGCGTGCAGCGCCTGTACTGGTCGCAGGCGTTCAAGCCCGGCGTGCCCTTCGGCAACGGTTCCCACTACAGCAATCCAGAAGTCGACCGCCTGCTGGAGCAGGCCGCGGTGGAGATCGATTCGGCCAAACGGGCGGAGCTGTATAAAGCGTTCCAGCGCATCGTGATGACGGACTTACCCGACCTAAACCTGTTGCAGCTTAAACGTCTGACCCTCTACAACCCGCGCGTTCACAACCACTTGACCGATATCCAGGGCGTCAATGGTTCCATGGCCGACGTCTGGCTGGAACAGTAG
- a CDS encoding MetQ/NlpA family ABC transporter substrate-binding protein — translation MKSGNIRVFGRGCAGVLLALALAAAAQAAEVVKIGSTAGATSDAILAAIDDAKAQGIDVQLVEFTDWTLPNEALNNGDIDLNFFQHEPFLQNAIKERGYKLQNIGFGLLQNIGIYSNKITDLKDVPDRAKVGVPNDPVNQGRGLLLLQKAGLIKLRNGDATDATLDDISENPHQLQFFEIEGPQLIRSLQDLDLSVVWPSYFFNAGTPQKASEALLYSGVSDSYYAMRFTARSDRANDPLLKKFVEIYQNSSAVRKMIAERFNNDPNLYALPWLKDGQKP, via the coding sequence ATGAAAAGCGGCAATATAAGAGTATTCGGCAGGGGATGCGCGGGCGTGCTGCTGGCATTGGCGCTGGCAGCGGCGGCCCAGGCGGCGGAGGTAGTGAAGATCGGCTCCACCGCCGGCGCGACGTCCGATGCCATACTGGCAGCCATCGACGACGCCAAAGCCCAGGGTATTGACGTGCAATTGGTGGAATTTACCGACTGGACGCTGCCGAATGAAGCGTTAAACAACGGCGATATCGATCTGAATTTTTTTCAGCACGAACCGTTCCTGCAAAACGCCATCAAAGAACGCGGTTATAAGCTACAGAATATCGGTTTCGGACTGCTCCAGAATATCGGCATCTACTCGAACAAGATAACCGACCTGAAGGATGTGCCGGATCGGGCAAAAGTCGGCGTGCCTAACGATCCGGTCAATCAGGGGCGGGGACTGCTGCTGTTGCAGAAGGCCGGGCTGATCAAACTGCGCAACGGCGACGCCACTGACGCGACGCTGGATGATATCAGCGAGAATCCGCATCAGCTGCAATTCTTTGAGATCGAAGGACCGCAGCTGATTCGTTCATTGCAGGATCTGGATTTGTCCGTTGTCTGGCCCTCCTATTTCTTCAATGCCGGCACGCCGCAAAAGGCCAGTGAAGCGTTGTTGTACTCCGGGGTAAGCGATAGCTACTACGCCATGCGCTTCACGGCGCGCAGCGATCGCGCCAACGATCCGCTATTGAAAAAATTTGTCGAGATCTACCAGAACTCCTCGGCAGTGCGCAAAATGATTGCCGAACGTTTTAATAACGATCCTAATCTGTATGCGTTGCCCTGGCTGAAGGATGGACAAAAGCCATGA
- a CDS encoding methionine ABC transporter ATP-binding protein — translation MRQAATALKAAPVFLDNGADAHPAGVPLSVAKRRGRGAGSVTFDNISRIYRSSNASVEALRNISLEIPAGCVFGIIGRSGAGKSTLLRTINRLDKPTTGKVLIDGVDIAKLSESELVSLRRRIGMIFQHFNLLSAKTVWENIALPLKVSGVTKAEIERRVAELLALVGLQDKHHVYPSRLSGGQKQRVGIARALATSPEILLCDEATSALDPETTQAILQLLRDINRRLGITIILITHEMSVIRAIADRVLVLEQGRIAESGDVWQVFGSPRHEATKALLAPLRQDLPDDLRRRLQSQPLPDGVVSERILQLSYTGEGGLEPDCSRIAQVLQTPVRLIHGGMDRIQGHAYGRLLLAMPGDAPLPDLAGLTQGPQAVAHHIEVIGYVPVAHYSI, via the coding sequence ATGAGGCAGGCGGCTACGGCATTGAAAGCGGCGCCGGTTTTTCTGGATAACGGGGCGGACGCGCATCCCGCCGGCGTACCGCTCTCCGTGGCGAAGCGTCGCGGCCGTGGCGCCGGTTCGGTGACATTCGATAATATTTCCCGCATTTACCGGTCATCCAATGCGTCGGTAGAGGCGCTGCGGAACATTAGCCTGGAGATCCCCGCAGGCTGTGTTTTCGGCATTATAGGCCGCAGCGGGGCGGGTAAATCCACGCTGCTGCGTACCATTAATCGTCTGGATAAACCCACGACCGGCAAGGTTCTGATCGATGGCGTGGATATCGCTAAGCTGAGCGAGTCCGAACTGGTTAGCCTGCGCCGTCGTATTGGTATGATCTTTCAGCATTTCAATCTGCTGTCGGCCAAAACGGTGTGGGAGAATATCGCGCTGCCGTTGAAGGTGTCGGGCGTGACGAAGGCGGAAATCGAGCGGCGCGTCGCCGAGCTTTTAGCGCTGGTGGGGCTACAGGATAAACATCATGTTTATCCAAGCCGGCTCTCCGGCGGACAAAAACAGCGCGTGGGCATCGCCAGAGCGCTGGCCACCTCGCCGGAGATTCTGCTGTGCGATGAGGCCACCTCGGCGTTGGATCCCGAAACCACGCAAGCCATTCTGCAATTGCTGCGCGATATCAATCGCCGTCTGGGCATCACCATCATCCTGATTACGCATGAAATGAGCGTGATTCGGGCCATCGCCGATCGGGTGCTGGTATTGGAGCAGGGACGCATCGCCGAATCGGGGGATGTGTGGCAAGTATTCGGCTCGCCGCGGCACGAAGCGACCAAGGCTTTGTTGGCGCCGTTGCGGCAGGATTTGCCGGACGACTTACGCCGCCGTCTGCAATCCCAGCCATTGCCGGACGGCGTCGTCAGCGAACGGATTCTGCAACTATCCTACACCGGCGAGGGCGGGCTGGAGCCGGATTGCTCCCGTATCGCCCAGGTATTGCAGACTCCGGTTCGCCTGATACACGGCGGGATGGATCGCATTCAAGGCCATGCCTATGGCCGCCTGTTATTGGCGATGCCGGGCGATGCGCCGCTGCCTGATTTGGCCGGGCTTACGCAAGGCCCGCAGGCCGTTGCGCATCACATCGAGGTGATTGGTTATGTTCCTGTCGCTCACTATTCCATTTAA
- a CDS encoding methionine ABC transporter permease, translating into MFLSLTIPFNRYIQALLDTLTMVGVSGFIAFLAGIPLAVTLIVTAPGGFLPSPRFNRIVGGVINGFRATPFIVLLVALLPFTRWVAGTTIGVWAAVVPMAISATPFFARIVEVNLREVDPGLVEAAQAMGCKKWDIVRHVYLSEALPGIVGGLTITLVALIGSSAMAGAVGAGGLGDLAIRYGYQRFDTQVMVIVIAVLIAMVTVVQLTGDRYARWLRDR; encoded by the coding sequence ATGTTCCTGTCGCTCACTATTCCATTTAACCGTTATATACAGGCGCTTCTCGATACGCTGACCATGGTCGGCGTATCCGGTTTCATCGCCTTTTTAGCCGGGATCCCGCTGGCCGTGACGTTGATTGTCACCGCGCCCGGCGGCTTTCTGCCGTCTCCTCGTTTCAACCGCATTGTCGGCGGCGTGATCAATGGTTTTCGCGCCACGCCTTTTATTGTGCTGTTGGTGGCGCTGCTCCCGTTTACCCGCTGGGTGGCCGGCACCACCATCGGTGTTTGGGCGGCCGTGGTGCCGATGGCGATTAGCGCCACGCCGTTTTTCGCCCGTATCGTCGAAGTCAATCTGCGCGAGGTCGATCCCGGACTGGTTGAGGCGGCCCAGGCGATGGGATGTAAAAAGTGGGACATTGTGCGGCATGTCTATCTGTCTGAAGCGCTGCCGGGCATTGTCGGCGGTTTAACCATTACGCTGGTGGCGTTGATCGGTTCGTCTGCGATGGCGGGAGCCGTGGGCGCGGGGGGATTGGGTGATTTGGCGATCCGTTATGGCTATCAGCGTTTTGATACGCAGGTGATGGTCATCGTCATCGCCGTGCTGATCGCCATGGTTACCGTGGTGCAATTGACCGGCGATCGGTATGCGCGTTGGCTTCGGGATCGCTGA
- a CDS encoding M20 family metallopeptidase, producing MGAASLLSRLEESIEQHSEEYITVSRDIHAHPETGNNEYYANKLLTTLLTKNQFQVTSNVAGHETAFYALKESGKPGPTIAFLAEYDALIDIGHACGHNIIGVTSVAAAIALGEVINDTGGRVVVLGTPAEEGGLRGKGGPNGNVKARFVERGLLEDVDVALMVHPSGKTRLTGPSLANNHLYFHFYGKPSHAGSSPDKGVNALDALVLLYNGISVLRQQLPDGVRVHGIITNGGQAPNVIPEYASAHYYIRAKTREEVIALEPRIRAIADGAALATGATVKIEHQVGPRDFRINHRLNALLLEEFTAVGETVDLADKTGIASTDAGDISHAVPTAHPTIKIGPDDLVGHTVPFREAANSPLGYTALIAGAKVLARSGLRLLTDAQLLQEVKDEFAGRLTVTDAA from the coding sequence ATGGGCGCAGCATCGTTATTATCACGACTGGAAGAGAGCATCGAGCAGCACAGTGAAGAATATATTACCGTTTCCAGGGATATCCACGCCCATCCGGAAACGGGGAATAACGAATACTATGCCAATAAGTTGCTTACCACCCTTCTGACGAAAAATCAGTTTCAGGTCACGTCGAACGTGGCGGGGCATGAAACGGCCTTCTATGCGCTGAAAGAGAGCGGCAAACCGGGGCCGACGATTGCCTTTCTGGCGGAATACGACGCGCTGATTGATATCGGTCATGCCTGCGGTCACAACATTATCGGGGTGACCAGCGTGGCGGCGGCGATCGCGCTCGGCGAGGTCATTAACGATACCGGCGGGCGCGTGGTGGTGTTAGGCACGCCGGCCGAAGAGGGCGGGCTGCGCGGCAAAGGCGGCCCGAACGGCAATGTAAAGGCGCGTTTTGTCGAACGCGGCTTGCTTGAAGATGTCGATGTCGCGCTGATGGTTCATCCGTCCGGTAAAACGCGCCTCACCGGACCTTCGCTGGCCAATAATCATCTCTATTTCCACTTTTACGGCAAGCCGTCCCACGCCGGCAGCTCTCCCGATAAAGGCGTGAACGCGCTGGATGCGCTGGTGCTGCTGTATAACGGCATCAGCGTGTTGCGTCAGCAGTTGCCGGACGGCGTGCGGGTGCATGGCATTATCACCAACGGCGGCCAGGCGCCGAACGTCATTCCTGAATATGCCTCGGCCCATTACTACATTCGCGCCAAAACCCGTGAGGAAGTGATTGCGCTGGAGCCGCGTATTCGCGCCATTGCCGACGGCGCGGCGTTGGCGACCGGCGCCACGGTGAAGATTGAACATCAGGTCGGGCCGCGTGATTTTCGCATCAACCACCGGCTGAATGCGCTGCTGTTGGAGGAATTTACCGCGGTGGGGGAAACCGTCGATCTCGCGGACAAGACGGGCATCGCGTCAACCGATGCCGGGGATATCAGCCACGCGGTGCCGACGGCGCATCCCACCATCAAAATCGGCCCGGACGACCTGGTCGGTCATACCGTGCCGTTTCGTGAAGCGGCCAACTCTCCGCTGGGCTACACGGCGCTGATCGCCGGGGCGAAAGTGCTGGCGCGCAGCGGGCTGCGTCTGTTGACGGACGCGCAACTGCTGCAGGAAGTCAAAGACGAATTCGCCGGTCGTCTCACGGTTACGGACGCCGCCTGA
- a CDS encoding ABC transporter substrate-binding protein: MKWFTFPAAALLLAASFPWGLTQAETVDRDAVLNIAYGKRPGTLDPYLTTNSATTDVVRHIFEQLFTINAKFEPVPELVESYTLSDDRKVYTFVLRAGIHFHDGQPLTADDVVASMNRWLAVSTQGKANLPGAQFSKVDDRTVRLTVQTPSLITLNVLADLKNLAAIMPKRLIDAANASKKPVSELIGTGPYKLAEFKQGEYLHLTRYDGYVSRSEPADGLSGQKKADLKDIWFRYITDESTRLAGALTGEYDVVFDLPKDNIDALNNARDVELYRPAAGGSLITYLFNKNRGPFADVRLRQAFNQALDVHQALLAGYSDPRFFKEDSSLGFPEQVDWYSEAGKPYWNQHNLDDARRLVKESGYNGEEVVIIATKEYAELYNLAIVAQQVLKQIGVKSRLDVYDWATVLQRRQDPSTFDLCALEFSMRQVLHQYPFLDSRAKFPGLTNSPEIDDTLDAIKQAPSLKAARLLVDKLHLQTWTYLPVIVLGRTTPDAVAIKQRVHGYYDLIGPVLWNVSIAAQ, from the coding sequence ATGAAGTGGTTTACTTTTCCCGCCGCCGCACTGTTGCTGGCGGCCAGTTTTCCCTGGGGATTAACGCAGGCTGAAACCGTCGATCGTGACGCCGTGCTGAATATCGCTTATGGCAAAAGGCCGGGCACTCTCGATCCTTACCTGACCACCAATAGCGCCACCACGGATGTGGTGCGCCATATCTTCGAACAATTGTTCACCATCAACGCCAAGTTCGAACCGGTGCCGGAACTGGTGGAAAGCTACACGCTCAGCGACGATCGTAAGGTTTACACCTTCGTGTTACGCGCAGGCATCCATTTTCATGACGGCCAACCGCTGACGGCGGATGACGTGGTGGCCTCGATGAATCGCTGGCTGGCGGTGTCGACGCAAGGCAAAGCCAACCTGCCGGGCGCGCAGTTCAGCAAGGTTGACGACCGTACCGTGCGGCTGACGGTGCAAACGCCGTCGCTGATTACGCTCAATGTACTGGCCGATTTGAAGAATCTGGCCGCCATCATGCCCAAACGGCTGATCGACGCTGCGAACGCCAGTAAAAAGCCGGTCAGCGAACTGATCGGCACCGGTCCCTATAAGCTGGCGGAGTTCAAGCAGGGCGAATATCTGCATCTCACCCGCTATGACGGCTACGTCTCGCGCAGCGAACCGGCGGACGGGCTGTCGGGGCAGAAAAAAGCGGATCTCAAGGATATCTGGTTCCGCTATATCACCGACGAATCCACCCGCCTGGCCGGCGCGTTGACCGGTGAATATGACGTTGTTTTCGACCTGCCGAAGGATAATATCGATGCGCTTAACAACGCGCGCGATGTTGAGTTATACCGGCCGGCGGCGGGCGGTTCGCTGATTACCTATCTGTTTAACAAGAACCGCGGGCCGTTCGCCGATGTGAGGCTGCGTCAGGCGTTCAATCAGGCGCTGGACGTGCATCAGGCGCTGCTGGCGGGTTATAGCGATCCGCGCTTTTTCAAAGAAGATTCCTCGCTGGGTTTTCCCGAACAGGTGGATTGGTACAGCGAAGCCGGCAAACCGTACTGGAACCAGCATAATCTCGACGACGCGCGCCGACTGGTCAAGGAGTCCGGCTATAACGGCGAAGAAGTGGTGATTATCGCCACCAAGGAGTACGCCGAACTGTATAACCTGGCGATTGTGGCGCAGCAGGTGTTGAAACAGATTGGCGTGAAATCCCGCCTTGATGTCTATGACTGGGCCACGGTGCTGCAGCGACGTCAGGATCCGTCTACCTTCGATCTGTGCGCGCTGGAATTCTCCATGCGTCAGGTGCTGCATCAGTATCCTTTCCTCGATTCGCGCGCCAAATTTCCGGGCTTGACTAATAGCCCGGAAATTGACGACACGCTGGACGCCATCAAACAGGCGCCGTCGCTGAAAGCGGCCAGACTGCTGGTGGATAAACTGCATTTACAGACCTGGACTTATCTGCCGGTGATCGTGCTGGGGCGCACCACACCGGATGCGGTGGCGATAAAACAGCGTGTCCATGGCTATTACGACCTGATCGGGCCGGTATTATGGAATGTCAGCATCGCGGCGCAGTAA
- a CDS encoding ABC transporter permease has protein sequence MGWYIFHRLLALLPVLFVVAVVVFCLVHLAPGDPALVILGNDASAEDIAALRQQMGLDKPLLAQFFTWFGAVLRGDLGHSLLMNASVLSLFLQHLQPTLALAIYAQGIALLLGLGGGIVSAWRHDRLLDRLIMWLATLGMSIPGFLLGLFLIFFFAVQLRWFPVVGYSSTRGDALLNLWYLTLPALALGFRIAALIARMTRAVMLDVLQENFIKTARAKGVPEPIVLLRHTLKNGLLPVLTICGESFGSLVTGAIVIESVFGIPGVGSLVVDAIERRDFTVIQGAVLLITVSYVLINLAVDILSYLLDPRLSVTGKAS, from the coding sequence ATGGGTTGGTATATTTTCCATCGGCTGCTGGCGCTGTTGCCGGTACTGTTTGTGGTGGCGGTGGTGGTGTTTTGTCTGGTGCATCTGGCGCCGGGCGATCCGGCGCTGGTGATCCTGGGAAATGACGCCAGTGCGGAGGACATCGCCGCGCTGCGTCAGCAAATGGGGCTGGATAAACCGCTGCTGGCGCAGTTTTTCACCTGGTTCGGCGCGGTGTTGCGCGGCGATCTCGGCCACTCTTTGTTGATGAATGCCAGCGTACTGTCGCTTTTTCTTCAGCATCTGCAACCCACGCTGGCGCTGGCGATTTATGCGCAAGGCATTGCGCTGCTCCTGGGGCTGGGCGGCGGGATTGTCAGCGCCTGGCGGCACGACCGGCTGTTGGATCGCCTGATCATGTGGCTGGCGACGCTGGGGATGTCCATTCCCGGTTTTTTACTCGGCTTGTTTCTGATTTTCTTTTTCGCCGTGCAACTGCGCTGGTTTCCGGTGGTGGGGTATAGCTCCACCCGCGGCGATGCGTTGCTCAATCTGTGGTATTTAACGCTGCCCGCGCTGGCGCTGGGTTTTCGTATCGCGGCGCTGATTGCGCGCATGACGCGGGCGGTGATGCTGGATGTGCTGCAGGAAAACTTTATTAAAACCGCGCGCGCCAAAGGCGTGCCGGAACCGATCGTACTGTTGCGCCACACGTTGAAGAACGGGCTGTTGCCGGTGCTGACCATCTGCGGCGAGTCGTTCGGCTCGCTGGTCACCGGCGCCATTGTGATTGAGAGCGTGTTCGGCATTCCGGGCGTCGGCTCGCTGGTGGTCGACGCCATCGAACGGCGCGACTTCACGGTGATCCAGGGCGCGGTGCTGCTGATTACCGTCAGCTATGTGCTGATTAATCTGGCGGTCGATATTCTCAGCTATCTGCTCGATCCCCGCCTTTCCGTTACGGGGAAAGCGTCATGA
- a CDS encoding ABC transporter permease, with product MKKFFSQRQLAAGCALLGIIVLFSLFGSWASPFDPYSISPLTRLKPPDAAHWFGSDNFGRDLFVRVALAVRISLSVGVAVALAAGVIGTAIGLLCAWYRWLDLILMRICDGLFAFPSLLLAIAIVGILGPNISNVVLALSLVYVPSVARVIRAAALVIKEKNYIEALRAQGATGARIIWLHLLPNVISPLIVQVSWIFSVAILTEAALSFLGSGIPAPMPSLGNLLLEGKKVIFTAWWMTFFPGIAIVLLILALNIIGDALRDGADRGHKPLTRRLLRQLKTEASGR from the coding sequence ATGAAAAAGTTTTTCAGCCAGCGGCAACTGGCAGCGGGGTGCGCGTTGCTAGGCATCATCGTGCTGTTCTCCCTGTTCGGAAGCTGGGCCAGCCCGTTCGACCCTTATTCCATCAGTCCGTTAACCCGCCTCAAGCCCCCCGATGCAGCCCACTGGTTCGGCAGCGATAACTTTGGCCGCGATCTCTTTGTGCGCGTGGCGCTGGCCGTGCGCATCTCGCTCTCCGTCGGCGTGGCGGTGGCGCTGGCGGCGGGCGTCATCGGCACGGCGATTGGGTTGTTGTGCGCCTGGTATCGCTGGCTGGATCTAATCCTGATGCGCATTTGCGACGGGCTATTCGCGTTTCCCTCGCTGCTGCTGGCTATCGCCATCGTCGGTATCCTTGGACCGAATATCTCGAATGTGGTGCTGGCGTTGTCGCTGGTGTATGTCCCTTCCGTGGCGCGCGTTATCCGCGCCGCCGCACTGGTGATCAAAGAAAAGAACTATATTGAGGCATTGCGCGCACAGGGCGCGACCGGCGCGCGCATTATCTGGCTGCACCTGCTGCCGAATGTCATTTCTCCTTTGATTGTGCAGGTGAGCTGGATTTTCTCCGTCGCCATTCTCACCGAAGCGGCGTTGAGCTTTCTTGGCTCCGGCATTCCGGCGCCGATGCCCAGCCTGGGTAACCTGCTGCTGGAAGGGAAAAAGGTGATTTTTACCGCCTGGTGGATGACCTTTTTCCCCGGCATCGCCATCGTATTGTTGATTCTGGCGCTGAATATCATCGGCGATGCGTTGCGCGACGGCGCCGATCGGGGACATAAACCGTTGACGCGCCGTCTGCTGCGCCAACTGAAAACCGAGGCATCAGGGCGATGA
- a CDS encoding ABC transporter ATP-binding protein: MSEHGQPATLLAVNDLQVRFASEQGVVAPVRGVSFEVGQHETLGIIGESGCGKSVTAQALMGLLPPRYSHVSGEMTFNGHVLRNLSPGELQRWRGSQLAMIFQDPLSSLNPVFSVGFQIEESLRLHTPLTHKQRQAEVLSLLRQVGIEDASRCAAAYPHEISGGMRQRVMIAMAIASRPALLIADEPTTALDVTIQAQILTLLEKIKADSAMGIILITHDLSVVAQLCQRVLVMYLGEVVEEADVVTLFDNPQHPYTRALLQSVPRLDRARKTELPEIRGTVPALSAAITGCGFADRCPYAQARCREQRPALRVLSERPQRVRCWRAEEIEELL; this comes from the coding sequence ATGAGCGAACACGGTCAGCCGGCAACGTTACTTGCGGTTAATGACTTGCAGGTGAGATTCGCCAGCGAACAGGGCGTGGTCGCGCCGGTGCGCGGCGTCTCGTTCGAGGTGGGACAGCACGAAACGCTGGGCATCATCGGCGAGTCGGGCTGCGGCAAAAGCGTGACGGCTCAGGCGCTGATGGGACTGTTGCCGCCGCGCTACAGTCATGTCAGCGGCGAGATGACGTTTAACGGTCATGTGCTGCGCAACCTGTCGCCCGGCGAGTTGCAGCGCTGGCGCGGCAGCCAGTTGGCGATGATTTTCCAGGATCCGCTATCCAGCCTGAACCCGGTTTTTAGCGTGGGTTTTCAAATCGAGGAGAGTCTGCGGCTGCACACGCCCCTAACGCATAAGCAGCGCCAGGCCGAGGTGCTCAGCTTGCTGCGTCAGGTCGGCATTGAAGACGCTTCGCGCTGTGCGGCGGCTTATCCTCATGAAATATCCGGCGGTATGCGCCAGCGCGTGATGATTGCGATGGCGATAGCCAGCCGTCCCGCGTTGCTGATCGCCGACGAACCGACCACTGCGCTGGACGTCACCATTCAAGCGCAAATTCTGACTCTGCTAGAAAAAATCAAAGCGGATAGCGCAATGGGCATCATCCTGATTACCCACGACCTGTCGGTGGTGGCGCAGCTGTGTCAGCGGGTGCTGGTGATGTATCTCGGCGAGGTGGTGGAGGAAGCCGATGTCGTCACGCTATTTGACAATCCGCAGCATCCTTATACCCGCGCCCTGTTGCAGTCGGTGCCCCGGCTCGATCGCGCGCGCAAAACCGAGCTGCCGGAGATCCGCGGGACGGTGCCGGCGCTGTCTGCGGCGATAACCGGCTGCGGTTTCGCCGATCGCTGTCCTTATGCGCAGGCGCGCTGCCGGGAACAGCGTCCCGCCTTACGCGTCTTGTCGGAACGGCCGCAGCGAGTACGCTGCTGGCGCGCCGAAGAGATAGAGGAGCTGTTATGA